One genomic region from Falco rusticolus isolate bFalRus1 chromosome 19, bFalRus1.pri, whole genome shotgun sequence encodes:
- the LOC119159287 gene encoding nuclear receptor subfamily 2 group F member 1-A-like isoform X1, giving the protein MALAAGPWPEPLPPPPPPPVAGAAGAAGGCLVCGDKASGKHYGQVTCEGCKSFFKRSVRRNLSYSCRGGRDCPVDQHHRNQCQYCRLRKCLRVGMRREAVQRGRMAHAPSSPGQYPMVPGDPYGGHGYLSGFISLLLRAEPYPPARYGTQCLQPSGVVGIESICELAARLLFSAIEWAKGIPFFPDLQLSDQVALLRLGWSELFVLNAAQSALPLHAAPLLAAAGLHAAPMAAEHVVAFMDHIRLFQEQVEKLKALHVDAAEYACLKAVALFSPDAVGLSDPGQVAGLQEKSQCALEEHVRRQHPSQPSRFGRLLLRLPALRSVSAPGIQQLFFSRLVGKTPIETLIRDMLLAGATLNWPYGPMQ; this is encoded by the exons ATGGCTCTGGCAGCGGGGCCGTGGCCGgagcctcttcctcctcctcctcctcctccggtGGCGGGAGcagcgggggcggcgggggggtgcCTGGTGTGTGGGGACAAGGCCAGCGGGAAGCACTACGGGCAGGTCACCTGCGAGGGCTGCAAGAGCTTCTTCAAGCGCTCGGTGCGACGCAACCTCTCCTACAGCTGCCGGGGGGGCCGCGACTGCCCCGTGGACCAGCACCACCGCAACCAGTGCCAGTACTGCCGGCTCCGCAAGTGCCTGCGTGTCGGCATGCGCCgggaag CCGTGCAGCGAGGCCGCATGGCTCACGCCCCGAGCAGCCCCGGCCAGTACCCCATGGTCCCCGGCGACCCCTACGGTGGCCACGGCTACTTAAGCGGCTTCATCTCATTGCTGCTCCGCGCCGAACCGTACCCCCCGGCTCGCTACGGCACCCAGTGCTTGCAGCCCAGCGGCGTGGTGGGCATCGAGAGCATCTGCGAACTGGCCGCGCGGCTCCTCTTCAGTGCCATCGAGTGGGCCAAGGGCATCCCCTTCTTCCCGGACTTGCAGCTCTCGGATCAAGTGGCCTTGCTGCGGCTGGGCTGGAGCGAGCTGTTCGTGCTGAACGCGGCGCAGTCGGCGTTGCCGTTGCACGCCGCCCCGTTGCTGGCCGCCGCCGGGCTGCACGCCGCCCCCATGGCCGCGGAGCACGTGGTGGCCTTCATGGACCACATCCGCCTCTTCCAGGAGCAGGTGGAGAAGCTGAAGGCGCTGCACGTCGACGCCGCCGAGTACGCCTGCCTCAAGGCCGTGGCCCTCTTCTCCCCCG ACGCGGTGGGGCTGTCGGACCCGGGGCAGGTGGCCGGCCTGCAGGAGAAGTCGCAGTGCGCGCTGGAGGAGCACGTGCGGCGGCAgcaccccagccagcccagccgcTTCGGGCGCCTGCTGCTGCGCCTGCCCGCCCTGCGCAGCGTCTCCGCCCCCGGCATCCAGCAGCTCTTCTTCAGCCGCCTGGTGGGCAAGACCCCCATCGAGACCCTCATCCGCGACATGCTGCTCGCCGGTGCCACCCTCAACTGGCCCTACGGCCCCATGCAGTGA
- the LOC119159287 gene encoding nuclear receptor subfamily 2 group F member 5-like isoform X2, translating to MRREAVQRGRMAHAPSSPGQYPMVPGDPYGGHGYLSGFISLLLRAEPYPPARYGTQCLQPSGVVGIESICELAARLLFSAIEWAKGIPFFPDLQLSDQVALLRLGWSELFVLNAAQSALPLHAAPLLAAAGLHAAPMAAEHVVAFMDHIRLFQEQVEKLKALHVDAAEYACLKAVALFSPDAVGLSDPGQVAGLQEKSQCALEEHVRRQHPSQPSRFGRLLLRLPALRSVSAPGIQQLFFSRLVGKTPIETLIRDMLLAGATLNWPYGPMQ from the exons ATGCGCCgggaag CCGTGCAGCGAGGCCGCATGGCTCACGCCCCGAGCAGCCCCGGCCAGTACCCCATGGTCCCCGGCGACCCCTACGGTGGCCACGGCTACTTAAGCGGCTTCATCTCATTGCTGCTCCGCGCCGAACCGTACCCCCCGGCTCGCTACGGCACCCAGTGCTTGCAGCCCAGCGGCGTGGTGGGCATCGAGAGCATCTGCGAACTGGCCGCGCGGCTCCTCTTCAGTGCCATCGAGTGGGCCAAGGGCATCCCCTTCTTCCCGGACTTGCAGCTCTCGGATCAAGTGGCCTTGCTGCGGCTGGGCTGGAGCGAGCTGTTCGTGCTGAACGCGGCGCAGTCGGCGTTGCCGTTGCACGCCGCCCCGTTGCTGGCCGCCGCCGGGCTGCACGCCGCCCCCATGGCCGCGGAGCACGTGGTGGCCTTCATGGACCACATCCGCCTCTTCCAGGAGCAGGTGGAGAAGCTGAAGGCGCTGCACGTCGACGCCGCCGAGTACGCCTGCCTCAAGGCCGTGGCCCTCTTCTCCCCCG ACGCGGTGGGGCTGTCGGACCCGGGGCAGGTGGCCGGCCTGCAGGAGAAGTCGCAGTGCGCGCTGGAGGAGCACGTGCGGCGGCAgcaccccagccagcccagccgcTTCGGGCGCCTGCTGCTGCGCCTGCCCGCCCTGCGCAGCGTCTCCGCCCCCGGCATCCAGCAGCTCTTCTTCAGCCGCCTGGTGGGCAAGACCCCCATCGAGACCCTCATCCGCGACATGCTGCTCGCCGGTGCCACCCTCAACTGGCCCTACGGCCCCATGCAGTGA
- the BOLA1 gene encoding bolA-like protein 1 — translation MRGPLVAAGARGAQAMAEGPLARAIRAKLDAALQPTHLQVLDESPRHGGPPGAESHFAVVVVSERFAGLPPLQRHRLVHAALDTELAGPLHALAIVARTPQQWQQDPHVPPPPPLPGGV, via the coding sequence ATGCGGGGTCCCCTggtggcggcgggggcgcggggggctcAGGCCATGGCTGAGGGCCCCCTGGCCCGCGCCATCCGCGCCAAGCTGGATGcggccctgcagcccacccaCCTGCAGGTGCTGGACGAGAGCCCCCGCCACGGCGGCCCCCCCGGTGCCGAGAGCCACTTCGCGGTGGTGGTGGTCAGCGAGCGCTTCGCCGGGCTCCCCCCGCTGCAGCGGCATCGCCTGGTCCACGCGGCGCTGGACACCGAGCTGGCCGGCCCCCTGCACGCCCTCGCCATCGTCGCCAGGACCCCCCAGCAATGGCAGCAGGACCCCCAcgtcccccccccgccccccttgCCTGGGGGGGTCTAA